In the genome of Acidovorax sp. 69, the window GCCGTGCTGGACCTGACCACCAGCGCCCACTACACGCAGCGCCACATCCCCGGCGCGTGGTTCGTGATCCGCTCGCAACTGGCGCAGGCCGTGGCCAGCATTCCCAAGGCGCAGCGCTACGTGCTGACCTGCGGCAGCAGCCTGCTGGCGCACTATGCCGCGCAGGACCTGGCCCGCCTCACCGGCGCTGAGGTGCTGGTGCTGGAGGGCGGCACCCTGGCCTGGATTGCCCAGGGCCTGCCGCTGGAGCAAGGCGAAACCCGCCTGGCATCGCCCCGCATCGACCGCTACCGCCGCCCCTACGAGGGCACCGAGAGCCCGCGCGAGGCCATGCAGGCCTATCTGGACTGGGAGTTTGGGCTGGTGGAGCAACTGGGGCGCGACGGCACGCACGGGTTCCGGGTGATCTGATTTGCTCTACTTTTGATAGCTATCAGCGCATATTCTAAAAGCGCCTGGGGCCATTTTCATTCATAAATAACCCGAGAAGCGTCGCTCCCGGTGCGCCAGGCCGGGCAAGATACTGTGATTAAAATCAGTACCTTGCCAGCCTCGCACCCCCATGACGGCGCAACCCTCCTCCCCCCTTCCTATCACGCTCACCCGGTTTCACCGCACCCGCCTGATGCAGATCTGGCGCTCGGCGGGCTGGCCGTGCAAGGACGGGCTGGAGATCGATCTGCTGGCCGCCGGGCTGATTGCGCAGCACTCCACACCAGAGGGGTTTGAGACGCTCCAGCTCACCAACGATGGCATCCGCACGCTGGCCCTGGCACGCCAACGCAGCGTGCGTGCACTGAGCGCCCATGACCGACTGGGCCAGAAGTTTGCCGCGCAACTGCTGGCCAGCGGACGCATCGTATGGGCCGAGCTGTCGCTGCGCGCCGTGATCGAGGGCCCCGCCGCGCCACCCATCCCGCAAATGACCGCGCCCCACACCGCACCGGCCATGGCCCCGCTGTGGAGCGACGAGGACACCCCCACCGCCCGCGCCGCAGCCAACCTGTGGCGCATGGCGCGGCCCGATCTGTTTTCGGTGCGCAACACCTCGGTGCCTGCCTACCTGCAGCCCATGGTGCACGAGATCAAGTACAGCCGTGCCGACTTGCTGTCGGACCTGCGCCACGACGCCAAGCGCCAGGCCTACCAGTGGCTGTGCGAGGAGTGCTACTACGTCTTTCCTGCCGGCATCGCCGAGCCCGAAGAGATCCCTGAACACTTCGGTATCTGGGTACTGCATGGCGGTCTGGACGCAGGCCACTTCGAGCTGCTGCGCCCTGCACGCCACACACCCTGCACCCTGCCCTTTGCCGTGTGGCTGGCACTGTGCAAGGCCACACCGCTGCGCAGCGACGAAGACAAGGCCCAGGTCCAACTGGGTGACGCCGGCACACCGCCCCCCGGCACCCAAGCGCCATGACCTACACCGTGGCAGTGCGCGAGTTGTGCGAGTTCACCGCCAAGCAGGGCGACCTGGACCTGCGTTTTACGCCCGCACCGACGGCGCTGGAAGGCATTGCAGGCCACGCTGTGGCGGCAGCCCGCCGGGGTAAAGGCTACCGGGTCGAAGTGGCGCTGGCGGGCAGCTACCAAACCCTGCAGGTGCGCGGCCGTGCCGATGGGTACGACCCTGAGGCGCAGCGCATCGACGAGGTCAAAACCTTCAAGGGGCGGCTGGACCGCCAGCCCGCATCGCACCGCCGCCTGCACTGGGCGCAGGCCAAGGTGTATGGCTGGCTGCTTTGCCAGCAAGAGCAGCTGGCGCACATCGACGTGGCGCTGGTCTACCTGGATGTGGGCACGCAGCAAGAGACGGTGCTCACCGAACGCTGCAGTGCCGACGCCCTTTGCCAGCATTTCGAGGCGCAGTGCCAGCGTTTTCTGACCTGGGCCGAAGCGCAGATGACGCACCGAGCAGCGCGCGACGCAGCGCTGTGCACACTGACGTTTCCGTTTGGCGGGTTTCGCACCGGGCAGCGCCCGCTGGCCGAGGCGGTGTACAAGGCCGCCACCGCCGGGCGCTGCTTGCTGGCGCAGGCGCCCACGGGCATTGGCAAGACCATGGGCACGCTGTTCCCGCTGCTCAAGGCGGCGCCTGCGCAGCGCATCGACAAGGTGTTTTTTCTGGCGGCCAAAACGTCGGGGCGGCAAACGGCGCTGGATGCGCTGACCCGCCTGGCACACAGCGCCCCCCATCTGCCGCTGCGCGTGCTGGAGCTGGTGGCGCGCGACAAAGCGTGTGAATACCCTGCCAACGCCTGCCACGGCGAATCGTGCCCTCTGGCCCAAGGCTTTTACGACCGCTTGCCCGCTGCCCGCGCTGCTGCGGTCGCGCAAGGGGGCGCCCCTTGGCACCAGGCCCAGGTTCGCGAGGTGGCCCTGCAACACCAGGTCTGCCCCTACTACCTGAGCCAGGAACTCGCGCGCTGGGCTGACGTGGTGGTGGGCGACTACAACTACTACTTTGACATGGGCGGCCTGCTGCACGGCCTGGCCCAGGCCAACCAGTGGCGCACCGCACTGCTGGTGGATGAGGCCCACAACCTGGTGGAACGCGGCCGCAAGATGTACACCGCCGAGTTGCGCCCCACCGCATTGGCCGAAGCACGCCGCAGCCCCACAGCCACACGCCACGCACCTGTCAAAAAGGCATTGGACAAGGTGCGCCGCCAGTGGGTAGCGCTGGACAAGGCACAAACCAGTGCCTACGCCGTGCACGACGCCTTCCCCGACAAACTGCTCGCCGCGCTGCAGCAGTGCGGCAGCACGCTGACCGAACACTTTGCAGAGCACCCCACCGAGCCCGACCCAGCGCTGCAGGCCTTTTACTTTGATGCGCTGCACATGGTGCGCATGGCCGAGCTGCTGGACAGCCATTCAATGGTGGACGTCACGCAGCCGACCAAGCCCACCACGGGATACAACCGCAAAGCGGCTGCACCGGGCGATTCGCTGGTCTGCATTCGCAACGTGGTGCCCGCGCCGTTTCTGCAACCCAAGCTGGCGGCTGCACACACCAGCACATTGTTTTCAGCCACGCTGCAGCCCGCGCGCTACTACGCCGATTTGCTAGGTTTGCCTGAGGATCATCTGTGGGTGGATGTCGAATCGCCCTTTGCTGCGGCGCAATTGCAGGTGCAGGTGGCGCGCCACATCTCTACGCGCTACCCGCATCGCAGCGCCTCGCTGGCGCCCATCGTGGCGCTGATGGCGCGGCAGTTTCAAATGCACCCCGGCAACTACCTGGCGTTCTTCAGCAGTTATGACTACCTGCAGCAGGTGGCCGCGCTGTTTGCGCAGCACCACCCCGATGTGCCGCACTGGTGCCAGTCGCGCCGCATGCTGGAGGCCGAGCAGC includes:
- a CDS encoding ATP-dependent DNA helicase, with the protein product MTYTVAVRELCEFTAKQGDLDLRFTPAPTALEGIAGHAVAAARRGKGYRVEVALAGSYQTLQVRGRADGYDPEAQRIDEVKTFKGRLDRQPASHRRLHWAQAKVYGWLLCQQEQLAHIDVALVYLDVGTQQETVLTERCSADALCQHFEAQCQRFLTWAEAQMTHRAARDAALCTLTFPFGGFRTGQRPLAEAVYKAATAGRCLLAQAPTGIGKTMGTLFPLLKAAPAQRIDKVFFLAAKTSGRQTALDALTRLAHSAPHLPLRVLELVARDKACEYPANACHGESCPLAQGFYDRLPAARAAAVAQGGAPWHQAQVREVALQHQVCPYYLSQELARWADVVVGDYNYYFDMGGLLHGLAQANQWRTALLVDEAHNLVERGRKMYTAELRPTALAEARRSPTATRHAPVKKALDKVRRQWVALDKAQTSAYAVHDAFPDKLLAALQQCGSTLTEHFAEHPTEPDPALQAFYFDALHMVRMAELLDSHSMVDVTQPTKPTTGYNRKAAAPGDSLVCIRNVVPAPFLQPKLAAAHTSTLFSATLQPARYYADLLGLPEDHLWVDVESPFAAAQLQVQVARHISTRYPHRSASLAPIVALMARQFQMHPGNYLAFFSSYDYLQQVAALFAQHHPDVPHWCQSRRMLEAEQREFLGRLTDTSQGIAFAVLGGAFAEGIDLPGNRLIGAFLATLGLPQVNPVNEQIRERMQALFGAGYDYTYLYPGLQKVVQAAGRVIRTPSDEGVVHLMDDRFGQAQVQALLPAWWRA